From a region of the Georgenia yuyongxinii genome:
- a CDS encoding ArsR/SmtB family transcription factor codes for METTPAPTTRLDEHALSVLAHPLRSRLLSALRLDGPATATTLARALGTNTGATSYHLRRLAEVGLVTETGEGAGRERWWRAAHGSHSIVASDAAGSPDAQAAQSWLRGEYQRQYLAWAEAWQARAATFPPAWQDAAGSSDYALDLTPDQLNSFVDEVDALVERYRTAPPAPAGTEDAHPVFVILHTFPRVPDGTS; via the coding sequence ATGGAGACCACGCCCGCCCCGACCACCCGGCTCGACGAGCACGCCCTGAGCGTGCTCGCCCACCCGCTGCGCTCCCGCCTGCTCAGCGCCCTCCGCCTGGACGGACCGGCCACCGCCACCACCCTGGCCCGCGCCCTCGGCACGAACACCGGGGCAACCAGCTACCACCTGCGCCGGCTCGCCGAGGTCGGCCTGGTCACCGAGACCGGCGAGGGCGCGGGACGCGAACGGTGGTGGCGTGCCGCCCACGGGAGCCACTCGATCGTCGCCAGCGACGCCGCCGGCTCCCCCGACGCGCAGGCCGCCCAGTCCTGGCTGCGCGGGGAGTACCAGCGCCAGTACCTCGCCTGGGCCGAGGCGTGGCAGGCCCGGGCCGCGACGTTCCCGCCGGCGTGGCAGGACGCCGCCGGGAGCTCGGACTATGCCCTCGATCTCACCCCGGACCAGCTGAACAGCTTCGTGGACGAGGTGGACGCGCTCGTCGAGCGCTACCGCACCGCACCGCCGGCGCCCGCCGGGACAGAGGACGCCCACCCGGTGTTCGTCATCCTCCACACGTTCCCACGCGTGCCGGACGGCACCTCGTGA
- a CDS encoding M20/M25/M40 family metallo-hydrolase, with protein sequence MQIDRRRLAALSAATILLTTAAATPALAKPNPNNSKKLTRAVTVEAVHDHLEAFQALADEYDNRASGTPGYEAGADYVEAQLRAAGYEPQRQYFEFDYWELQSATLEQTAPVERELAGTPMEYSPSAPAGGVSGELAAPAGPQGCDAAAYAGADLTGKIALVQRGTCAFSAKAVAAGAAGAAGVIIYNNGPGELNGTYGGLDDAQVPGFGITQELGQELLGQVAAGAVTVNLDVQAVSRRETTFNVIAETGTGRSDNVVMLGAHLDGVIEGPGINDNGSGSAAILETAIQLAEVNKLNNKVRFAWWGAEENGLLGSWHYVDDLVARDQENGTDELGNIATYLNFDMVASPNHVIGVYDADESTHEAPVEVPTGSAESEAVFTGYFDRIGQAWVDTEFSGRSDYQSFISNGVPASGLFTGADGVKTLEEVTLFGGTAGITYDPNYHTAQDDLANVDLEALDVMSDAIAHAAITLAQDTAAINGKHSAGKSGKPHPRELLPVGDHDAA encoded by the coding sequence GTGCAGATCGACAGACGACGCCTCGCGGCCCTTTCCGCCGCCACGATTCTCCTGACCACGGCGGCAGCCACGCCGGCCCTCGCCAAACCCAACCCGAACAACTCCAAGAAGCTCACCCGGGCGGTGACGGTCGAGGCGGTCCACGACCACCTCGAGGCGTTCCAGGCCCTCGCCGACGAGTACGACAACCGCGCGTCCGGCACGCCGGGGTACGAGGCCGGTGCCGACTACGTCGAGGCCCAGCTGAGGGCGGCGGGCTACGAGCCCCAGCGGCAGTACTTCGAGTTCGACTACTGGGAGCTCCAGTCGGCCACGCTCGAGCAGACCGCGCCGGTGGAGCGGGAGCTCGCGGGCACCCCGATGGAGTACTCCCCCTCCGCCCCGGCGGGTGGGGTGAGCGGCGAGCTGGCGGCGCCGGCGGGCCCGCAAGGTTGCGACGCGGCCGCTTACGCCGGGGCGGACCTGACGGGCAAGATCGCCCTGGTCCAGCGCGGCACCTGCGCCTTCAGCGCGAAGGCCGTCGCGGCCGGTGCGGCGGGCGCTGCGGGCGTCATCATCTACAACAACGGCCCCGGCGAGCTCAACGGCACCTACGGCGGCCTGGACGACGCCCAGGTGCCCGGTTTCGGCATCACCCAGGAGCTCGGCCAGGAGCTGCTCGGCCAGGTGGCCGCCGGCGCCGTCACCGTGAACCTGGACGTCCAGGCGGTGTCGCGACGAGAGACCACGTTCAACGTCATCGCCGAGACAGGCACGGGCCGGTCGGACAACGTGGTCATGCTCGGTGCCCACCTCGACGGCGTCATCGAAGGCCCAGGCATCAACGACAACGGCAGCGGCTCGGCCGCCATCCTCGAGACGGCCATCCAGCTCGCCGAGGTCAACAAGCTCAACAACAAGGTGCGCTTCGCCTGGTGGGGCGCGGAGGAGAACGGGCTCCTCGGCTCGTGGCACTACGTCGACGACCTCGTCGCGAGGGACCAGGAGAACGGCACCGACGAGCTGGGGAACATCGCGACGTACCTCAACTTCGACATGGTCGCCTCGCCGAACCACGTCATCGGCGTCTACGACGCCGACGAGTCCACCCACGAGGCGCCCGTCGAGGTGCCCACGGGCTCGGCCGAGTCGGAGGCGGTCTTCACCGGCTACTTCGACCGCATCGGTCAGGCGTGGGTGGACACCGAGTTCTCCGGCCGGTCGGACTACCAGTCGTTCATCTCCAACGGGGTCCCGGCCTCGGGGCTGTTCACCGGCGCCGACGGCGTGAAGACGCTCGAGGAGGTCACCCTCTTCGGCGGCACCGCCGGCATCACGTACGACCCGAACTACCACACCGCGCAGGACGACCTGGCCAACGTCGACCTCGAGGCGCTGGACGTCATGAGCGACGCGATCGCCCATGCGGCGATCACCCTCGCCCAGGACACCGCCGCCATCAACGGCAAGCACAGCGCCGGCAAGTCCGGCAAGCCGCACCCGCGGGAGTTGCTCCCGGTGGGCGACCACGACGCAGCCTGA
- a CDS encoding DEAD/DEAH box helicase — protein sequence MATVPFSEPTRAWFDNAFAAPTAAQEGAWDAISSGDHALVVAPTGSGKTLAAFLWAIDQMFTGDVPDDGERCRVLYVSPLKALAADIERNLRSPLVGISAAAARLGRPLNDVRVGMRTGDTPASERRRMATHPPDILITTPESLYLVLTSAAREGLRGVRTVILDEVHAVAGTKRGAHLALSLERLDALLPAPAQRVGLSATVRPVTTVATFLAGHRPLTEGGRPVRVVEPPSSKALRVDVVVPVEDLSDPSATPLRAASRAADPPSDTRSPGAARGIGGPDLSGDAAGAPPDQRHPSVWPHLTERVVDLVAEHRSTIVFTNSRRSAERLTARLNEEWQARTEGDGAAAVLDAAGASWAAAMPGQSGTAVPTAEVVARAHHGSMSREERVRTETALKSGQLRAVVSTSSLELGIDMGAVDLVVQVGAPPSVASALQRIGRAGHQVGALSHGVVLPTHRGDLLPAAVAAARAKAGQIEAIHVPANPLDVLAQQIVAMLAVEELTVEEVTTLVRRAAPFAGLGERSFTAVLDMLAGRYPSEDFAELRPRIVWDRTAGVLRARPGALRLAVTSGGTIPDRGLYGVYLATGSVSGVGDDGAGSVTAGARGTGRRVGELDEEMVYESRVGDTFTLGTSTWRIEAITPDRVLVSPAPGQPGRLPFWKGDTPGRPAELGQALGATTRQLAAHLGDGAAAEMLTGAGLDTWATENVVAYLEAQREATGHLPDDRTIVVERFRDELGDWRVVIHSPYGARVHAPWALVLSSRLRDTTGMDVNAAPSDDGIVLRLPDVDGTTSAERGPFELTDLLLDPAEVSGQVVGALAGSAHFAARFREGAARSLLLPRRRPDRRQPLWQQRQRAAQLLAVAARYPDFPVVLEAVRECVQDDFDVPALTELMRRVTAREVRVVEVATQMPSPFARSLLMGYMAQFLYGDDAPLAERRAAALSLDPALLAELVGSDLGDLADLLDPEAVAQVAAEVGLRTDAARARDAEGMVDLVRRLGPLTTADLAVRAVEPAAAPGWLADLEAQRRVMAVRVAGTEQWAVVEDAGRLRDALGVALPLGLPASVLEPVADPLGDLVRRHARTHATFTAADVAARLGLAPGAVLPVLADLVRTGSMIEGRLSPAQTPDSGDGALGGTVAGDGFASRAVEYCDAEVMRRIRRRSLARLRSEVEPVVPQTLGVFTPRWQHVAPVGAAPDLRGVDGVLTVVDQLAGALVPASALESLVLPARVRGYSPAMLDELTSSGEVVWVGAGALPGVDGLVALLPADAVTDLAPTPARPQLRELHTHLLETLAGGGGRFFRDLQPPDALGPEGRAVSPRPQEVLEALWELVWAGLVTNDTLAPMRARLGGGRPTHAAARVPAPARSLRPGAGLRRAALSRAALAGARAATAVALPAAAGRWSLVRPAAPDAGPGDDAEARTAKVTALTVALLERHGVLVRGAAGLEELPGGFGAAYQVLRRLEESGQVRRGYLVEGLGAAQFALPEVVDRLRGDAADLTARRERAAAGTAQPRVVLLAATDPANPYGAALGWPPTTAGEGHRPGRKAGAAVVLADGILALYVERGGRTLLSFTSDPMLLGPAAGALAEMARTGALGPLTLGRVDGVAALETRGPLRQALDAAGFGPTPRGLRLRTAHQSHR from the coding sequence ATGGCGACCGTGCCGTTCTCCGAGCCGACCCGCGCGTGGTTCGACAACGCCTTCGCGGCGCCCACCGCGGCCCAGGAGGGGGCATGGGACGCGATCTCCTCCGGCGACCATGCCCTGGTGGTCGCGCCCACCGGGTCCGGCAAGACCCTCGCGGCCTTCCTCTGGGCGATCGACCAGATGTTCACCGGAGACGTACCGGACGACGGCGAGCGCTGCCGGGTGCTCTACGTCTCACCGCTCAAGGCGCTCGCCGCGGACATCGAGCGCAACTTGCGCTCCCCGCTCGTGGGCATCTCCGCCGCCGCGGCCCGGCTGGGCCGGCCCCTCAACGACGTCCGGGTCGGCATGCGCACCGGGGACACCCCCGCGAGCGAGCGGCGCCGGATGGCGACACACCCACCGGACATCCTCATCACCACCCCCGAGTCCTTGTACCTCGTCCTCACCTCCGCCGCCCGGGAGGGCCTGCGCGGGGTGCGCACCGTCATCCTCGACGAGGTCCACGCCGTCGCCGGCACGAAGCGCGGGGCCCATCTGGCCCTGTCCCTCGAACGCCTGGACGCGCTGCTCCCGGCGCCCGCCCAGCGGGTCGGCCTCTCCGCGACCGTGCGGCCGGTCACTACCGTGGCCACCTTCCTCGCCGGGCACCGGCCCCTCACCGAGGGCGGCCGGCCCGTCCGGGTCGTCGAACCGCCGTCGAGCAAGGCGCTGCGGGTCGACGTCGTCGTCCCGGTCGAGGATCTGAGCGACCCCTCCGCCACGCCGCTGCGGGCCGCCTCCCGTGCGGCGGACCCGCCTTCGGACACCCGGTCCCCCGGCGCCGCCCGGGGGATCGGCGGCCCCGACCTCTCCGGCGACGCCGCCGGGGCACCACCGGACCAGCGGCACCCCTCGGTCTGGCCGCACCTGACCGAGCGGGTGGTGGACCTGGTGGCCGAGCATCGCTCGACCATCGTCTTCACCAACTCGCGCCGATCCGCTGAACGGCTCACGGCACGCCTGAACGAGGAGTGGCAGGCGCGCACCGAGGGCGACGGCGCCGCCGCGGTGCTCGACGCCGCCGGCGCCTCGTGGGCAGCCGCGATGCCCGGACAGTCGGGCACGGCCGTGCCGACGGCGGAGGTCGTCGCCCGCGCCCACCACGGGTCGATGAGCCGCGAGGAGCGGGTGCGCACCGAGACCGCGCTGAAGTCCGGCCAGCTGCGTGCCGTGGTCTCCACCTCCTCCCTCGAGCTCGGCATCGACATGGGCGCGGTGGACCTCGTGGTCCAGGTCGGTGCCCCACCCTCGGTCGCCTCGGCGTTGCAGCGCATCGGCCGGGCCGGGCACCAGGTCGGCGCCCTGTCCCACGGCGTGGTCCTGCCCACGCACCGCGGTGACCTGTTGCCGGCCGCCGTGGCGGCCGCCCGTGCCAAGGCCGGCCAGATCGAGGCGATCCACGTCCCGGCCAACCCCCTGGACGTCCTGGCCCAGCAGATCGTCGCGATGCTCGCCGTCGAGGAGCTGACGGTGGAGGAGGTCACCACGCTGGTGCGGCGTGCGGCCCCCTTCGCCGGGCTCGGCGAGCGGTCGTTCACGGCGGTCCTCGACATGCTCGCCGGCCGGTACCCCAGCGAGGACTTCGCCGAGCTGCGCCCGCGCATCGTGTGGGACCGCACGGCGGGAGTGCTGCGCGCCCGTCCCGGTGCGCTGCGCCTCGCCGTCACCTCCGGGGGCACCATCCCCGACCGCGGGCTCTACGGCGTCTACCTCGCCACCGGGTCGGTGAGCGGGGTCGGCGACGACGGCGCCGGCTCGGTCACGGCCGGCGCACGCGGCACCGGCCGGCGGGTCGGCGAGCTGGACGAGGAGATGGTCTACGAGTCACGCGTCGGGGACACCTTCACGCTCGGCACCAGCACGTGGCGCATCGAGGCGATCACGCCGGACCGGGTGCTCGTCTCCCCCGCCCCGGGGCAGCCGGGCCGCCTGCCGTTCTGGAAGGGGGACACCCCCGGACGGCCGGCCGAGCTCGGTCAGGCGCTCGGTGCCACGACCCGTCAGCTCGCCGCCCACCTGGGTGACGGCGCCGCGGCCGAGATGCTGACCGGCGCCGGGCTGGACACCTGGGCCACGGAGAACGTGGTGGCCTACCTCGAAGCTCAACGCGAGGCCACCGGCCACCTGCCCGACGACCGCACGATCGTCGTCGAACGGTTCCGCGACGAGCTCGGCGACTGGCGCGTCGTCATCCACTCCCCCTACGGGGCCCGGGTGCACGCCCCCTGGGCGCTGGTGCTGTCGTCGCGGCTGCGGGACACCACCGGGATGGACGTCAACGCCGCACCGAGCGACGACGGGATCGTGCTCCGCCTGCCCGACGTCGACGGCACCACCTCTGCCGAGCGGGGCCCGTTCGAGCTGACGGACCTGCTGCTCGACCCGGCCGAGGTCTCCGGGCAGGTGGTCGGGGCACTGGCCGGCTCCGCACACTTCGCGGCCCGCTTCCGGGAGGGAGCGGCGCGGTCGCTGCTGCTGCCGCGGCGCCGTCCGGACCGCCGCCAGCCCCTGTGGCAGCAACGCCAGCGAGCGGCGCAGCTCCTGGCGGTCGCGGCGCGGTACCCGGACTTCCCCGTGGTGCTCGAGGCGGTACGAGAGTGCGTCCAGGACGACTTCGACGTGCCGGCGCTGACGGAGCTGATGCGCCGGGTCACGGCTCGGGAGGTGCGGGTGGTCGAGGTGGCCACGCAGATGCCCTCGCCCTTCGCCCGCTCGCTGCTCATGGGGTACATGGCGCAGTTCCTCTACGGCGACGACGCCCCCCTGGCCGAGCGGCGCGCGGCCGCGCTGTCCCTGGACCCGGCGCTGCTGGCGGAGCTGGTCGGCTCTGACCTGGGCGACCTGGCGGACCTGCTCGACCCCGAGGCGGTCGCTCAGGTCGCCGCGGAGGTGGGCCTGCGCACCGACGCCGCACGGGCACGCGACGCCGAGGGCATGGTCGACCTCGTCCGCCGCCTCGGACCGCTGACGACGGCGGACCTCGCCGTCCGCGCCGTCGAGCCCGCCGCGGCGCCCGGTTGGCTCGCCGACCTCGAGGCGCAGCGCCGGGTGATGGCCGTCCGGGTCGCGGGCACCGAGCAGTGGGCGGTGGTCGAGGACGCCGGCCGGCTGCGTGACGCCCTAGGGGTGGCCCTCCCGCTCGGGCTGCCGGCCTCGGTCCTCGAACCGGTCGCCGACCCCCTCGGAGACCTGGTCCGCCGCCACGCCCGCACGCACGCCACGTTCACCGCCGCCGACGTCGCCGCCCGACTCGGGCTCGCGCCCGGTGCCGTCCTGCCGGTGCTCGCGGACCTGGTCCGCACCGGGTCGATGATCGAGGGGCGCCTGAGCCCGGCCCAGACGCCGGATTCAGGCGACGGCGCTCTGGGCGGGACCGTCGCCGGCGACGGCTTCGCCTCCCGGGCGGTGGAGTACTGCGACGCGGAGGTCATGCGACGCATCCGGCGCCGCTCGCTCGCCCGGTTGCGCAGCGAGGTCGAGCCGGTGGTCCCGCAGACGCTGGGCGTCTTCACGCCGCGCTGGCAGCACGTGGCGCCGGTCGGCGCGGCACCGGACCTGCGCGGCGTGGACGGTGTGCTCACCGTGGTCGACCAGCTCGCCGGGGCGCTGGTGCCCGCGTCGGCGCTGGAGTCCCTGGTGCTTCCCGCCCGGGTGCGGGGCTACTCCCCCGCCATGCTCGACGAGCTCACGAGCTCGGGCGAGGTGGTGTGGGTGGGCGCGGGTGCACTTCCCGGGGTCGACGGGCTGGTCGCGCTGCTGCCGGCGGACGCCGTCACCGACCTCGCCCCCACACCGGCGCGGCCGCAGCTCAGAGAGCTGCACACGCACCTGCTCGAGACCCTCGCCGGCGGTGGTGGACGCTTCTTCCGCGACCTCCAGCCCCCCGACGCGCTCGGGCCCGAGGGCCGGGCCGTCAGCCCCCGACCCCAGGAGGTGCTCGAGGCGCTGTGGGAGCTCGTGTGGGCGGGCCTGGTCACCAACGACACCCTTGCCCCGATGCGCGCTCGGCTCGGCGGCGGCCGACCCACCCACGCCGCCGCGCGGGTGCCCGCCCCTGCCCGGTCGCTGCGCCCGGGGGCGGGGCTGCGACGCGCCGCGCTCTCCCGTGCGGCGCTGGCCGGGGCCCGGGCGGCGACGGCGGTCGCGCTGCCCGCGGCAGCGGGGCGATGGTCGCTCGTCCGGCCCGCAGCACCGGACGCCGGCCCCGGGGACGACGCCGAGGCCCGCACCGCCAAGGTCACGGCCCTGACTGTCGCGCTGCTCGAACGCCACGGCGTGCTGGTGCGCGGCGCCGCAGGCCTCGAGGAGCTGCCCGGCGGGTTCGGGGCGGCGTACCAGGTGCTCCGCCGGCTGGAGGAGTCCGGTCAGGTGCGGCGCGGGTACCTGGTGGAGGGTCTCGGCGCGGCGCAGTTCGCGCTGCCCGAGGTCGTGGACCGGTTGCGCGGCGACGCCGCCGACCTCACCGCCCGCCGTGAGCGTGCCGCCGCCGGCACCGCCCAACCCCGCGTGGTGCTGCTGGCGGCGACCGACCCGGCCAACCCGTACGGCGCGGCTCTGGGTTGGCCGCCGACGACCGCAGGTGAGGGCCACCGCCCCGGCCGCAAGGCAGGGGCCGCCGTCGTGCTGGCGGACGGCATCCTCGCGCTGTACGTGGAGCGCGGTGGCCGCACCCTGCTGTCGTTCACGTCCGACCCCATGCTGCTCGGCCCGGCCGCGGGCGCGCTGGCCGAGATGGCCCGCACCGGTGCGCTCGGCCCCCTCACCCTGGGCCGGGTCGACGGGGTCGCCGCTCTGGAGACCCGGGGGCCGCTGCGGCAAGCCCTTGACGCGGCAGGCTTCGGCCCGACCCCGCGCGGGCTGCGGCTGCGCACCGCCCACCAGAGCCACCGCTGA
- a CDS encoding DUF3046 domain-containing protein produces MKHSEFWQVVEEAFGAGYGRSLAADLVLTGVGGRTAAQALDAGVAPREVWAALCDEMEVDDATRWRHRRDPKERDKRR; encoded by the coding sequence GTGAAGCACTCGGAGTTCTGGCAGGTGGTCGAGGAAGCGTTCGGCGCGGGATACGGCCGGTCGCTCGCCGCGGACCTGGTGCTCACGGGTGTCGGCGGCCGCACGGCCGCCCAGGCGCTGGACGCGGGCGTCGCGCCGCGGGAGGTGTGGGCCGCGCTGTGTGACGAGATGGAGGTCGACGACGCGACGCGGTGGCGCCACCGCCGGGACCCGAAGGAGCGCGACAAGCGCCGGTGA
- the recA gene encoding recombinase RecA: MPAPVADRSKALEAALSQIDRQFGKGSIMRLGDDTRPKVAVIPTGSVALDVALGIGGLPRGRVVEIYGPESSGKTTVALHAVASAQRAGGIAAFIDAEHALDPEYAKKLGVDTDALLVSQPDTGEQALEIMDMLIRSGALDIVVIDSVAALVPKAEIEGEMGDSHVGLQARLMSQALRKITGALSASGTTAIFINQLREKIGVFFGSPETTTGGKALKFYASVRLDIRRIETLKEATVAVGNRTRVKVVKNKMAPPFKQAEFDILYGEGISREGGLIDLGVENGIVRKSGAWFTYEGDQLGQGKEKSRQFLKDNPELAEEIEKKILLKLGIGEEAAAAAAAAAAAAADAEVAVEF; the protein is encoded by the coding sequence ATGCCCGCTCCTGTAGCAGACCGCAGCAAGGCCCTGGAGGCCGCGCTCAGCCAGATCGACCGCCAGTTCGGCAAGGGGTCGATCATGCGGCTGGGTGACGACACACGGCCCAAGGTGGCGGTGATTCCCACCGGTTCCGTCGCCCTCGACGTCGCTCTCGGTATCGGCGGGCTCCCGCGCGGCCGCGTCGTCGAGATCTACGGCCCGGAGTCCTCCGGCAAGACGACCGTCGCCCTGCACGCCGTGGCCAGCGCCCAGCGGGCGGGCGGCATCGCGGCCTTCATCGACGCCGAGCACGCGCTGGACCCCGAGTACGCCAAGAAGCTGGGCGTCGACACCGACGCGCTCCTCGTCTCGCAGCCGGACACCGGTGAGCAGGCGCTGGAGATCATGGACATGCTCATCAGGTCCGGCGCGCTGGACATCGTCGTGATCGACTCCGTCGCGGCCCTGGTGCCCAAGGCCGAGATCGAGGGCGAGATGGGTGACTCCCACGTGGGCCTGCAGGCGCGCCTGATGTCTCAGGCGCTGCGCAAGATCACCGGTGCGCTCTCCGCGTCCGGCACCACCGCGATCTTCATCAACCAGCTGCGCGAGAAGATCGGCGTCTTCTTCGGTTCCCCCGAGACGACCACCGGCGGCAAGGCGCTGAAGTTCTACGCCTCCGTGCGCCTGGACATCCGCCGCATCGAGACCCTCAAGGAGGCCACGGTCGCGGTGGGTAACCGCACCCGGGTCAAGGTGGTCAAGAACAAGATGGCCCCGCCCTTCAAGCAGGCCGAGTTCGACATCCTCTACGGCGAGGGCATCTCCCGTGAGGGTGGCCTGATCGACCTGGGCGTGGAGAACGGCATCGTGCGCAAGTCCGGTGCCTGGTTCACCTACGAGGGCGACCAGCTGGGACAGGGCAAGGAGAAGTCCCGCCAGTTCCTCAAGGACAACCCCGAGCTCGCGGAGGAGATCGAGAAGAAGATCCTCCTCAAGCTCGGTATCGGCGAGGAGGCGGCTGCGGCCGCCGCTGCCGCCGCGGCGGCGGCCGCTGACGCCGAGGTTGCGGTCGAGTTCTGA
- a CDS encoding regulatory protein RecX has protein sequence MAPDASGRRPRARRRDEPEPPSAGAAAVDPEPDAEEVARTIALRQLTAAPRSRAQLEEALARRGVPADVAARVLDRFTEVGLIDDTAYAEMLVRTRHAERGLARRALAQELRRKGIDAEVAEVALEQVDDADEETAARRLVEKKARSTAGLDRQVRRRRLAAMLARKGFGPGVAVRVIDEVLAEEGIDPLAEPGEWDSQD, from the coding sequence GTGGCACCCGATGCCTCCGGCCGGCGGCCGCGGGCTCGTCGCCGGGACGAGCCCGAGCCGCCGTCGGCCGGAGCCGCCGCGGTCGACCCGGAGCCCGATGCCGAGGAGGTCGCCCGCACCATCGCGCTGCGCCAGCTCACCGCCGCACCCCGCAGCCGCGCCCAGCTCGAGGAGGCGCTGGCCCGCCGCGGCGTGCCGGCAGACGTCGCCGCCCGGGTGCTCGACCGCTTCACCGAGGTGGGCCTCATCGACGACACCGCCTACGCCGAGATGCTCGTGCGCACCCGGCACGCCGAGCGTGGACTGGCACGGCGGGCACTCGCCCAGGAGCTGCGGCGCAAGGGCATCGACGCCGAGGTGGCCGAGGTCGCGCTGGAGCAGGTCGACGACGCCGACGAGGAGACTGCGGCGCGCCGTCTGGTGGAGAAGAAGGCGCGCAGCACGGCCGGGCTCGACCGGCAGGTGCGCCGCCGCCGGCTCGCGGCCATGCTCGCGCGCAAGGGCTTCGGCCCCGGCGTGGCCGTTCGGGTCATCGACGAGGTGCTCGCTGAGGAGGGTATCGACCCGCTGGCGGAGCCGGGAGAGTGGGACTCCCAGGACTGA
- a CDS encoding amino acid ABC transporter permease, with product MSTILFDAPGPRGRRRIMVVNIVGALVVLGVLAWVIWALAQKGQLTAAKWSPFLTASVWQDYLLVGLWNTLRAAGVSIVTANVFGLIFGLGRLSQLAPVRWVSGVVVEFFRAVPVLVLMFFFYFWLSFSGIVPASDAPFYGVVFGLTLYNGSVIAELVRSGVYGLPRGQREAALAIGLTPGKSLRLVELPQALIAMMPSMISQLVVILKDTALGYLIAYSELLRSARLVGSSFANYLPALIVAAVMFIVINYTLTWVALRVARRLDKRTSGRARPADLELAAAPPLGAVPTGNQRL from the coding sequence ATGAGCACGATCCTCTTCGACGCCCCGGGGCCGCGCGGCCGCCGCCGGATCATGGTCGTCAACATCGTCGGTGCCCTCGTGGTGCTCGGCGTCCTCGCGTGGGTGATCTGGGCCCTGGCCCAGAAAGGACAGCTCACCGCCGCCAAATGGAGCCCGTTCCTCACGGCCTCGGTGTGGCAGGACTACCTCCTCGTCGGCTTGTGGAACACGCTGCGCGCGGCCGGTGTCTCCATCGTCACCGCGAACGTCTTCGGCCTGATCTTCGGCCTGGGCCGGCTCTCGCAGCTCGCGCCCGTGCGATGGGTCAGCGGCGTGGTCGTGGAGTTCTTCCGCGCCGTGCCCGTCCTTGTGCTGATGTTCTTCTTCTACTTCTGGCTGTCCTTCTCCGGCATCGTGCCGGCCAGCGATGCCCCGTTCTACGGCGTCGTCTTCGGGCTGACGCTGTACAACGGCTCGGTCATCGCCGAGCTCGTCCGCTCCGGGGTGTACGGGCTGCCCCGGGGTCAGCGAGAGGCCGCCCTCGCGATCGGCCTCACACCCGGCAAGAGCCTGCGCCTCGTCGAGCTGCCGCAGGCGCTCATCGCCATGATGCCCTCGATGATCAGCCAGCTCGTGGTCATCCTCAAGGACACCGCCCTGGGCTACCTCATCGCCTACTCCGAGCTGCTCCGCTCGGCCCGTCTGGTGGGTTCGTCCTTCGCCAACTACCTCCCGGCGCTCATCGTGGCCGCCGTGATGTTCATCGTCATCAACTACACCCTGACCTGGGTCGCGTTGCGGGTGGCGCGGCGCCTGGACAAGCGGACATCCGGCCGAGCCCGGCCGGCCGACCTGGAGCTCGCCGCCGCGCCGCCCCTCGGGGCGGTGCCGACCGGGAACCAGCGACTCTGA
- a CDS encoding amino acid ABC transporter permease, protein MGELFSTYDIVGAFLVNVQLTFFSAIFAFLIGTVLAVMRVSPAPSLQWAGTAYVNLVRNTPLTLIILACSLGLWGQLGIELAGRGTEGFIATNSFRLAVLGLSAYTAAFVCEALRSGVNTVPVGQAEAARAIGLGFGQSMRMIILPQAIRGAIAPLGNTLIALTKNSTVAQAAGVVQAGSVMLAMFEFRPDLIVAIFLIIALGFIAIVLPIGLVTTYLSKRLAVSR, encoded by the coding sequence ATGGGCGAGCTGTTCAGCACCTACGACATCGTGGGCGCTTTCCTCGTCAACGTCCAGCTGACCTTCTTCTCGGCCATCTTCGCGTTCCTGATCGGCACCGTGCTGGCGGTCATGCGGGTCTCGCCCGCGCCCAGCCTGCAATGGGCGGGCACCGCGTACGTGAACCTCGTGCGCAACACACCCCTGACCCTGATCATCCTGGCCTGCTCGCTCGGACTGTGGGGCCAGCTCGGCATCGAGCTCGCCGGCCGGGGGACCGAGGGGTTCATCGCGACCAACAGCTTCCGCCTGGCCGTCCTCGGGCTCTCCGCCTATACCGCGGCGTTCGTGTGCGAGGCGCTGCGCTCGGGCGTGAACACGGTTCCCGTCGGTCAGGCCGAGGCCGCCCGGGCCATCGGGCTCGGTTTCGGGCAGTCGATGCGCATGATCATCCTGCCCCAGGCCATCCGCGGCGCCATCGCACCCCTCGGCAACACCCTGATCGCGCTGACCAAGAACAGCACCGTCGCCCAGGCCGCGGGTGTGGTCCAGGCCGGGTCCGTGATGCTCGCGATGTTCGAGTTCCGGCCCGACCTGATCGTCGCGATCTTCCTGATCATCGCCCTGGGCTTCATCGCCATCGTCCTGCCGATCGGGCTTGTGACCACGTACCTCTCCAAGCGACTGGCGGTGTCCCGATGA